A genome region from Conger conger chromosome 16, fConCon1.1, whole genome shotgun sequence includes the following:
- the LOC133114876 gene encoding retinol dehydrogenase 8-like isoform X2, with amino-acid sequence MRDLKKKDKLLEAAGDTYGKTLTLQPLDVCDDESVKQCVSSVKDRRVDVLINNAGIGLLGPVESISMEDMKKVFETNFFGAVRMIKEVMPDMKKRRAGHIIVMSSVMGLQGVVFNDVYTASKFAMEGFCESLAVQLLKFNVTVSMIEPGPVHTEFEVKMMEDVAKMEYPGADADTVRYFKDVYLPSATDIFQAMGQTAEDIARCTKKVMESSRPRFRNLTNSLYTPIVALKYADETGGLSVHTFYNLLFNMGPLMHITMNILKCLTCRCFRSRTV; translated from the exons ATGCGAGACCTGAAGAAGAAGGACAAGCTGCTGGAGGCCGCTGGCGACACCTACGGGAAGACCCTGACACTGCAGCCACTGGACGTGTGTGACGATGAGTCCGTCAAACAGTGCGTCAGCAGCGTGAAGGACCGCCGCGTGGACGTGCTCA TTAATAACGCAGGGATAGGACTGTTGGGTCCGGTTGAGAGTATCAGCATGGAGGATATGAAGAAGGTGTTTGAGACAAACTTCTTCGGTGCTGTGCGCATGATCAAGGAAGTCATGCCCGACATGAAGAAGAGGCGGGCCGGCCACATCATTGTTATGAGCAGTGTGATGGGCCTGCAGG GGGTGGTGTTTAATGATGTCTACACTGCCTCCAAGTTTGCTATGGAAGGTTTCTGTGAGAGTCTGGCAGTGCAGCTGCTCAAGTTCAATGTTAC TGTCTCTATGATCGAGCCAGGCCCTGTGCACACAGAATTTGAGGTGAAGATGATGGAGGATGTGGCAAAGATGGAGTATCCAGGTGCAGATGCTGACACTGTGCGCTATTTTAAAGATGTCTACCTGCCGTCCGCCACTGACATCTTCCAGGCCATGGGCCAGACTGCAGAGGACATCGCCAGG TGCACCAAGAAGGTGATGGAGTCCAGCCGGCCGCGCTTCCGTAACCTGACCAACTCTCTGTACACGCCCATTGTAGCCCTGAAGTACGCAGACGAGACGGGCGGGCTGTCGGTGCACACCTTCTACAACCTGCTGTTCAACATGGGGCCCCTGATGCACATCACCATGAACATCCTCAAGTGCCTGACCTGCCGCTGCTTCCGCAGCCGCACCGTCtga